A genome region from Glycine max cultivar Williams 82 chromosome 5, Glycine_max_v4.0, whole genome shotgun sequence includes the following:
- the LOC100806138 gene encoding zinc finger protein SHOOT GRAVITROPISM 5 isoform X2 has product MLDNNNSASNSGAPSSSDAAFALSENGVANNKRKRRPAGTPDPDAEVVSLSPTTLLESDRYVCEICNQGFQRDQNLQMHRRRHKVPWKLLKRETAQGQNKKRVFVCPEPSCLHHDPCHALGDLVGIKKHFRRKHSNHKQWVCDKCSKGVESFIEHQDACTVRQHRPELQALQAACSSRTASSASPSSEANFSIAPPLQGLPVLPKPAEQPATAVLLMSEIHNNKSTTSHNLELQLLPSSINSQEKHNPKENYGLKLSIGSCRNDTGNNEPAERACSEAHRSPPERNNNNVSDYSTLEVARLKEFAGEELKLAMAEKAYAEEARREAKRQIEIAEHEFENAKRIRKQAQAELAKAEELRKQAIKKISSTVKEITCHTCKQQFQSSIVGVPSSEETSIVMSYMSSATTEGEAE; this is encoded by the exons CAGTGCTTCTAATTCTGGTGCACCATCTTCTTCTGATGCCGCCTTTGCATTATCTGAAAATGGGGTGGCtaacaacaaaaggaaaagaagaccAGCAGGCACACCCG ATCCAGATGCCGAGGTTGTGTCTCTCTCACCAACCACCTTGCTGGAATCTGACAGATATGTTTGTGAGATCTGCAACCAAGGGTTCCAGAGGGACCAGAATCTTCAAATGCACAGGAGGAGGCACAAGGTGCCATGGAAGCTGCTAAAGAGGGAAACAGCACAAGGGCAGAATAAGAAGAGGGTGTTTGTGTGCCCTGAGCCAAGCTGCTTGCACCATGACCCTTGCCATGCCCTTGGGGACCTTGTGGGAATCAAGAAGCACTTCAGAAGGAAGCACAGCAATCACAAGCAGTGGGTGTGTGACAAGTGCTCCAAAGG GGTGGAGAGTTTCATAGAACACCAAGATGCATGCACTGTCCGGCAGCATCGCCCAGAGTTGCAAGCACTTCAAGCAGCATGCTCTTCTAGAACAGCTTCAAGCGCAAGTCCCTCTAGTGAGGCAAATTTTAGCATAGCCCCACCATTGCAAGGACTTCCAGTACTGCCAAAACCAGCTGAACAACCAGCAACAGCAGTCTTATTAATGTCAGAGATACACAATAACAAGTCCACCACCTCGCATAACTTAGAACTTCAGCTCTTGCCCTCCTCAATAAATTCTCAAGAAAAACATAATCCAAAGGAAAACTATGGCTTGAAACTTTCAATAGGCTCATGTAGAAACGACACAGGGAATAATGAACCAGCAGAGAGAGCATGTTCAGAAGCACATAGGAGCCCACCAGAaaggaataataataatgtgagTGACTATTCCACATTGGAAGTGGCAAGGTTGAAGGAGTTTGCAGGAGAGGAGCTTAAGTTGGCCATGGCAGAAAAGGCTTATGCAGAAGAGGCTAGAAGAGAGGCCAAACGCCAAATTGAGATAGCTGAACATGAGTTTGAGAATGCCAAAAGGATAAGGAAACAAGCACAAGCTGAACTTGCAAAGGCTGAAGAGCTGAGAAAGCAGGCCATCAAGAAGATAAGTTCCACTGTTAAGGAAATAACATGCCACACTTGCAAGCAACAGTTTCAGTCTTCAATTGTTGGGGTTCCATCATCAGAAGAAACCTCCATTGTGATGAGTTACATGTCCTCAGCCACCACAGAAGGAGAAGCAGAATGA
- the LOC100806138 gene encoding zinc finger protein SHOOT GRAVITROPISM 5 isoform X1 — MLDNNNSASNSGAPSSSDAAFALSENGVANNKRKRRPAGTPDPDAEVVSLSPTTLLESDRYVCEICNQGFQRDQNLQMHRRRHKVPWKLLKRETAQGQNKKRVFVCPEPSCLHHDPCHALGDLVGIKKHFRRKHSNHKQWVCDKCSKGYAVQSDYKAHIKTCGTRGHSCDCGRVFSRVESFIEHQDACTVRQHRPELQALQAACSSRTASSASPSSEANFSIAPPLQGLPVLPKPAEQPATAVLLMSEIHNNKSTTSHNLELQLLPSSINSQEKHNPKENYGLKLSIGSCRNDTGNNEPAERACSEAHRSPPERNNNNVSDYSTLEVARLKEFAGEELKLAMAEKAYAEEARREAKRQIEIAEHEFENAKRIRKQAQAELAKAEELRKQAIKKISSTVKEITCHTCKQQFQSSIVGVPSSEETSIVMSYMSSATTEGEAE; from the exons CAGTGCTTCTAATTCTGGTGCACCATCTTCTTCTGATGCCGCCTTTGCATTATCTGAAAATGGGGTGGCtaacaacaaaaggaaaagaagaccAGCAGGCACACCCG ATCCAGATGCCGAGGTTGTGTCTCTCTCACCAACCACCTTGCTGGAATCTGACAGATATGTTTGTGAGATCTGCAACCAAGGGTTCCAGAGGGACCAGAATCTTCAAATGCACAGGAGGAGGCACAAGGTGCCATGGAAGCTGCTAAAGAGGGAAACAGCACAAGGGCAGAATAAGAAGAGGGTGTTTGTGTGCCCTGAGCCAAGCTGCTTGCACCATGACCCTTGCCATGCCCTTGGGGACCTTGTGGGAATCAAGAAGCACTTCAGAAGGAAGCACAGCAATCACAAGCAGTGGGTGTGTGACAAGTGCTCCAAAGGGTATGCTGTTCAATCTGATTACAAGGCTCACATCAAAACCTGTGGCACCAGGGGCCATTCCTGTGACTGTGGCCGTGTCTTTTCCAg GGTGGAGAGTTTCATAGAACACCAAGATGCATGCACTGTCCGGCAGCATCGCCCAGAGTTGCAAGCACTTCAAGCAGCATGCTCTTCTAGAACAGCTTCAAGCGCAAGTCCCTCTAGTGAGGCAAATTTTAGCATAGCCCCACCATTGCAAGGACTTCCAGTACTGCCAAAACCAGCTGAACAACCAGCAACAGCAGTCTTATTAATGTCAGAGATACACAATAACAAGTCCACCACCTCGCATAACTTAGAACTTCAGCTCTTGCCCTCCTCAATAAATTCTCAAGAAAAACATAATCCAAAGGAAAACTATGGCTTGAAACTTTCAATAGGCTCATGTAGAAACGACACAGGGAATAATGAACCAGCAGAGAGAGCATGTTCAGAAGCACATAGGAGCCCACCAGAaaggaataataataatgtgagTGACTATTCCACATTGGAAGTGGCAAGGTTGAAGGAGTTTGCAGGAGAGGAGCTTAAGTTGGCCATGGCAGAAAAGGCTTATGCAGAAGAGGCTAGAAGAGAGGCCAAACGCCAAATTGAGATAGCTGAACATGAGTTTGAGAATGCCAAAAGGATAAGGAAACAAGCACAAGCTGAACTTGCAAAGGCTGAAGAGCTGAGAAAGCAGGCCATCAAGAAGATAAGTTCCACTGTTAAGGAAATAACATGCCACACTTGCAAGCAACAGTTTCAGTCTTCAATTGTTGGGGTTCCATCATCAGAAGAAACCTCCATTGTGATGAGTTACATGTCCTCAGCCACCACAGAAGGAGAAGCAGAATGA